The following are from one region of the Paenibacillus protaetiae genome:
- a CDS encoding superoxide dismutase family protein: MNKRALLACFSAVALSAGSLFAQSVTADSKETAGTASVSIINAQGEKIGTAGLKQEKDGVHIHLTAEKLPPGTHGFHFHMTGKCDPPKFESAGSHFNPFNKEHGFHNPKGFHAGDLPNIEVGADGKINVDIKTEQVTLDKNKPNSLLKEGGTAIVIHEKADDYVTDPSGNSGDRIACGVIR; this comes from the coding sequence ATGAACAAACGAGCTTTATTGGCCTGCTTCAGCGCAGTGGCGTTATCGGCGGGCAGCCTGTTTGCCCAATCCGTAACGGCTGATTCAAAAGAAACGGCGGGAACCGCCTCTGTCAGCATTATTAATGCACAAGGCGAAAAAATCGGCACGGCCGGCCTGAAGCAGGAAAAAGACGGTGTGCATATTCATCTGACAGCGGAGAAGCTGCCTCCCGGCACACACGGGTTTCATTTTCATATGACAGGCAAATGCGATCCGCCAAAATTCGAATCGGCGGGCAGCCATTTCAACCCGTTCAACAAGGAGCATGGCTTTCATAATCCAAAAGGATTCCATGCCGGCGATTTGCCCAACATCGAGGTTGGCGCAGACGGCAAAATCAACGTGGACATCAAAACCGAACAGGTGACGTTGGACAAAAACAAGCCGAACTCGCTTCTGAAAGAAGGCGGAACGGCCATCGTCATCCATGAGAAAGCGGACGATTATGTCACCGATCCTTCCGGCAACTCCGGCGACCGCATCGCCTGCGGCGTAATCCGCTAG
- a CDS encoding response regulator: MRFTIRSKLLLCFLSVAFLVTAVNITAYVYNDRVNKSYNDLIDRRVTVLSMAKDVEYLSVQQTSSLKGYLLTRDSSYLTELQTANEQLNLLTGQAGALMTQPETKESSQKLYETNQAFMRSYEHMLDNLQQNQDQDAALAYFKDEVLPIGQELGALSQSIAGYQQQLLDKGKQANTAMVNFVNRTTAILTVVTFLLTLLIGLVLSQRITRNLFKITSVITGVTHDSMSASELPHIDVRTQDEIGDIARSFNEMAKMLKHYSNLEQEQRWMETNVAVMATKLQGIQNLEGLAQLFITTVTPLVEASYGVFYIQQKSGRHPQLNKLASYAYQQHEVGIESFRSGEGLIGQAALESRTIVMEHLPDNYIQISSGLGKAAPASLMIMPVQFEGQVVAVIELASFSKFKPIQQTLLQHLCAHLGSVISSISGRMQVEQLLVESQVLTEELQTQSEELRGINEKLEEQYKNSEQKTKELEITKNELEEKAKQLALSSQYKSEFLANMSHELRTPLNSLLILSNILADNKDGNLQENQIKYAQTIHQSGHDLLQLINDILDLSKVESGKIELVKGPVSLMAVLETAEQQFAPVARQKGLTFTVKLDAGLPETIVTDEQRLLQIIKNLLSNAFKFTESGEVKLHIHHANQALLPAHNKLLASGSGIAFSISDTGIGIPRDKQSLIFQAFQQADGTTNRKYGGTGLGLSISSNIAELLNGHIVVNSDTGKGSMFSLVLLCEQPEEEEEAQSLVELESAAAAADRHFTNGLQVSESQDELDGAIWEGKKILIVDDDMRNIYAMTIALESKKATVLFAENGLSCLKVLKDHPDVDLILMDIMLPEMDGYETMRTLRQMPGFELLPIIALTAKAMKDDRDKCIDAGASDYISKPVKLEQLFACIHSWLTADRW, encoded by the coding sequence ATGAGATTTACCATTCGAAGCAAGCTGCTTCTCTGTTTTTTATCTGTTGCGTTTTTGGTGACTGCAGTTAATATTACAGCCTATGTTTACAATGACAGGGTGAATAAGTCGTATAACGACTTGATAGACCGGCGGGTCACGGTGTTAAGCATGGCCAAAGACGTGGAGTACTTGTCTGTGCAGCAGACAAGCAGCTTGAAAGGATATCTGCTTACGAGAGATTCCAGTTATTTGACGGAGCTGCAAACCGCCAACGAACAGCTGAATTTGCTGACCGGACAAGCGGGGGCTTTGATGACCCAGCCGGAAACTAAAGAATCTTCCCAAAAGCTGTACGAAACGAATCAGGCGTTTATGCGAAGCTATGAACATATGCTTGATAACCTGCAGCAGAACCAGGATCAGGATGCCGCTTTAGCTTATTTCAAGGACGAAGTGCTTCCTATTGGCCAGGAGCTTGGGGCTTTGTCCCAGTCGATTGCGGGTTATCAGCAGCAATTATTGGATAAAGGCAAGCAGGCTAACACTGCAATGGTTAACTTCGTAAACCGGACAACGGCCATATTAACGGTTGTAACCTTTTTATTAACGCTGCTGATCGGACTTGTTTTGTCGCAACGGATTACGAGAAACCTGTTCAAAATTACGAGTGTAATTACCGGAGTGACGCATGATTCCATGTCCGCTTCCGAGCTGCCCCATATTGATGTGCGGACGCAGGATGAAATCGGCGACATTGCCCGGTCGTTTAATGAAATGGCCAAGATGCTGAAACATTATTCCAACCTGGAACAAGAGCAGCGCTGGATGGAAACGAATGTAGCCGTAATGGCTACGAAACTTCAAGGCATACAAAATCTGGAAGGGTTGGCCCAGCTGTTTATTACGACCGTTACTCCGTTAGTTGAAGCAAGTTACGGCGTTTTTTATATCCAGCAAAAAAGCGGCCGCCATCCGCAGCTGAACAAGCTTGCTTCCTATGCTTATCAGCAGCATGAGGTCGGAATAGAGTCTTTTAGAAGCGGGGAAGGGCTGATCGGGCAAGCCGCGCTGGAAAGCCGGACCATTGTGATGGAACACTTGCCGGATAACTATATTCAAATCTCGTCGGGACTCGGCAAAGCTGCTCCTGCAAGCCTGATGATAATGCCTGTGCAGTTCGAAGGCCAGGTCGTAGCCGTTATTGAGCTGGCTTCGTTCAGCAAGTTCAAGCCGATTCAGCAAACGCTCCTGCAGCACTTATGCGCGCATCTTGGCAGTGTCATCAGCAGCATCTCGGGACGGATGCAGGTTGAGCAGCTGCTGGTGGAGTCGCAGGTGCTGACCGAAGAGCTGCAAACGCAATCCGAAGAGCTGCGCGGCATCAATGAAAAACTGGAGGAGCAATACAAAAACTCCGAGCAAAAAACAAAAGAATTGGAAATTACCAAAAATGAGCTGGAAGAAAAAGCGAAGCAGCTGGCGCTCAGTTCGCAATATAAATCCGAGTTTTTGGCGAACATGTCCCATGAGCTCCGGACGCCGCTGAACAGCCTGCTCATCCTGTCCAATATTTTGGCGGATAACAAGGACGGTAATTTGCAGGAAAATCAAATCAAATACGCGCAGACGATCCACCAATCCGGGCATGATCTGCTTCAGCTGATTAACGACATTCTGGACTTGTCCAAGGTGGAGTCCGGCAAAATCGAGCTTGTGAAAGGTCCTGTCAGTTTGATGGCCGTGTTGGAAACGGCTGAACAGCAATTTGCCCCGGTTGCCCGCCAAAAGGGACTAACGTTTACGGTTAAGCTTGACGCCGGGCTGCCGGAAACGATCGTGACCGATGAGCAGCGGCTGCTGCAAATTATAAAAAATCTGCTTTCCAATGCCTTTAAATTTACGGAAAGCGGGGAAGTGAAGCTGCACATTCACCACGCGAATCAAGCGTTGCTGCCTGCGCACAACAAGCTGCTTGCAAGCGGCTCCGGCATTGCCTTTTCCATTAGCGATACCGGCATCGGCATTCCGCGGGACAAGCAAAGCCTTATTTTCCAAGCGTTCCAGCAGGCGGACGGCACAACCAACCGCAAATATGGCGGTACCGGGCTGGGCTTATCCATCAGCTCGAATATAGCCGAATTATTAAACGGGCATATCGTGGTAAACAGCGACACCGGCAAAGGCAGCATGTTCTCGCTTGTCCTTCTATGCGAGCAGCCGGAGGAAGAAGAGGAAGCTCAGTCCCTTGTAGAGCTGGAGTCGGCCGCCGCTGCAGCGGACCGCCATTTTACAAACGGGCTGCAAGTGAGCGAAAGCCAGGATGAGCTGGACGGGGCGATATGGGAAGGCAAAAAAATATTGATCGTTGATGATGATATGCGCAATATTTACGCCATGACGATTGCCCTTGAAAGCAAAAAAGCAACCGTGCTTTTTGCTGAAAACGGACTTTCATGCTTGAAAGTACTGAAGGATCATCCGGATGTGGATTTGATCCTGATGGACATTATGCTGCCAGAGATGGACGGCTATGAAACGATGCGGACGCTGCGCCAAATGCCGGGTTTCGAGCTGCTGCCCATCATTGCGTTAACGGCAAAGGCGATGAAAGACGACAGGGACAAATGTATCGACGCCGGCGCTTCCGATTATATTAGCAAGCCAGTGAAGCTGGAGCAGCTTTTTGCCTGTATCCATTCCTGGCTTACCGCAGATAGGTGGTAA
- a CDS encoding glutathionylspermidine synthase family protein, whose translation MSPVKVFEAVGVPGPDRTEKTRALRDMGFTWADLEEEAYWLDQAVAMRRDVYEELVQASAALWRIFDRAARYAHKRKELYAMLGIPELLWEALDRLEMNGPGLISRYARFDFAISDDGAIKLLELNADTPTGYVEASVATPWVCGQRGLASPNDRMPELLAAAWTAEQPDTAACVAYGEHLEDSGTIEMMAKHSGLPVNFVDCLDLWVDEGVLKDGSGEPIRRMFALYPKEWMAIDDGGDALAYALETEQLVLFNGIHAILLQSKGLQALIWGLYELGMLFSEEERAVIGRYMLPTYNKAVFDGSYVSKSMFGREGGSVSIYNASGELEIQDTDGFDTSVFFPRVYQKRAELAKIDLAAGQFRLLTGVFVINGEPCGLLGRAGGLITGNTSHFVAIGVK comes from the coding sequence ATGAGTCCGGTCAAAGTATTTGAGGCGGTTGGCGTGCCGGGGCCCGACCGGACGGAGAAGACGCGCGCGCTGCGGGACATGGGATTCACCTGGGCGGATTTGGAGGAGGAAGCGTATTGGCTGGATCAGGCCGTCGCCATGCGGCGGGATGTGTATGAAGAGCTGGTGCAGGCGTCGGCGGCGTTATGGCGCATCTTCGACCGCGCCGCCCGTTATGCCCACAAGCGCAAGGAGCTGTATGCGATGCTGGGTATTCCGGAGCTGCTGTGGGAAGCGCTCGACCGGCTGGAGATGAACGGCCCCGGCTTGATCAGCCGCTATGCCCGGTTTGATTTTGCCATTAGCGATGACGGCGCTATTAAGCTGCTGGAGCTTAATGCGGATACGCCTACCGGTTATGTCGAAGCGTCCGTTGCAACGCCGTGGGTGTGCGGGCAGCGCGGTTTGGCTTCACCTAACGACCGCATGCCGGAGCTGCTGGCAGCGGCTTGGACTGCCGAGCAGCCGGATACAGCCGCTTGCGTTGCCTACGGCGAGCATCTGGAGGATTCGGGCACGATCGAAATGATGGCGAAACATAGCGGCTTGCCCGTAAATTTCGTGGACTGCCTGGACTTGTGGGTGGACGAAGGCGTGCTTAAAGACGGCAGCGGCGAGCCGATCCGGCGCATGTTTGCGCTGTATCCGAAAGAATGGATGGCGATTGATGACGGCGGCGACGCTCTCGCTTATGCCCTGGAAACGGAGCAGCTCGTATTGTTTAACGGCATCCATGCTATATTGCTCCAATCCAAAGGGCTGCAGGCATTGATTTGGGGCCTTTATGAGCTGGGAATGCTGTTCAGCGAAGAAGAGCGGGCTGTCATCGGCCGTTATATGCTGCCTACTTACAATAAGGCGGTATTTGACGGAAGTTATGTCAGCAAGTCCATGTTTGGGCGCGAAGGCGGATCTGTGTCGATTTATAATGCGTCGGGCGAGCTGGAGATCCAAGACACGGACGGCTTTGATACAAGCGTGTTTTTTCCGCGCGTGTACCAGAAGCGGGCCGAGCTTGCAAAGATAGATTTGGCGGCCGGCCAATTCCGGCTGCTCACGGGCGTGTTTGTCATTAACGGCGAGCCGTGCGGCCTGCTTGGCCGCGCCGGCGGGCTTATTACGGGCAATACGAGCCATTTTGTAGCGATAGGGGTGAAATGA
- a CDS encoding DUF350 domain-containing protein produces the protein MVLFSWMTPYSDLKELKRGNIAAGLAMGGQFLGTAIILGVAAYTNTSIWHMMLWFAIGYVCLLAVYCVFDWVTPGLKLSEHLQQGNTAVGMLLFIVYVGMSFSISSLIV, from the coding sequence ATGGTGTTGTTCAGCTGGATGACGCCGTACAGCGATTTGAAGGAGCTGAAGCGCGGCAATATTGCAGCAGGACTGGCGATGGGCGGGCAGTTTTTGGGGACAGCCATTATATTGGGCGTAGCTGCTTATACGAATACATCCATTTGGCATATGATGTTATGGTTTGCAATCGGCTATGTGTGCCTGTTGGCGGTATACTGTGTGTTTGACTGGGTAACGCCGGGATTGAAGTTGTCCGAGCATTTGCAGCAAGGCAACACAGCAGTCGGCATGCTGTTGTTTATTGTCTATGTCGGCATGAGCTTCTCAATCAGCAGTCTGATTGTGTAA
- a CDS encoding circularly permuted type 2 ATP-grasp protein, producing the protein MAILMAKDNMNQPFASYELLPYYDEMFEGRGKARTHYSAVLHRISRMGMDELKQKDAVMQAEMVSQGITFTVYSSEPDKSDQERTIPFDLLPRLITAEEWQQLEKGLQQRTRALNRFISDIYHEQHILNDGLIPRDLVLNNPYYVPAMAGLDVPNDVYIPLSGIDLVRGDNGQFYVLEDNLRTPSGLSYIYKNREMMRNLFPELYFDYRVRDIDPGMNALLSCLRSMAPSSKADPCVVLLTPGSYNSAYYDHSFLAQEMGIQLVEPHDLTVINRTVYVKTRNSLRQVDVIYRRIDDEFLDPLAFRKDSLLGVPGLMDAYIAGNVALANAPGTGVADDKAVYAYVPDMIRYYLNEEPIINNVPTYILSRPHELEFVLSRLPEMVVKERCLSGGYGMLIGPTSTDEEIKKFREKIILHPERYIAQPTVKLSCSPSLAHDRIAPRHIDLRAFVFTGDNTSYAVPGGLTRVALQQGSLVVNSSQGGGTKDTWVLTSSAASRLELNSR; encoded by the coding sequence ATGGCCATATTGATGGCGAAGGATAACATGAATCAGCCGTTTGCAAGTTATGAGCTGCTTCCTTATTACGATGAAATGTTTGAAGGACGGGGTAAAGCGAGGACCCATTATAGCGCGGTGCTGCACCGGATTTCGAGAATGGGCATGGATGAGCTGAAACAAAAGGATGCCGTCATGCAAGCCGAAATGGTATCCCAGGGCATTACGTTTACGGTTTACAGCAGCGAGCCGGACAAATCCGACCAGGAGAGAACAATACCTTTCGACCTGCTCCCCCGCCTGATTACAGCAGAAGAATGGCAGCAGCTGGAGAAAGGGCTGCAGCAGCGGACCCGGGCATTAAACCGTTTTATTAGCGATATTTATCATGAGCAGCATATTTTGAACGATGGACTTATTCCGCGGGATTTGGTATTGAATAACCCTTATTATGTACCGGCTATGGCCGGACTTGATGTGCCAAACGATGTGTATATCCCGCTGTCGGGCATTGATCTGGTACGCGGCGACAACGGTCAGTTCTATGTGCTGGAAGATAACTTAAGGACGCCTTCGGGATTGTCCTATATATACAAAAACCGGGAAATGATGAGGAACCTGTTTCCGGAATTGTACTTTGACTACCGTGTCCGCGATATCGATCCCGGTATGAATGCGTTATTAAGCTGCCTGCGGAGCATGGCGCCGTCTTCCAAAGCCGATCCCTGCGTAGTGCTGCTGACGCCGGGCAGCTATAATTCCGCTTATTACGACCATTCCTTCCTGGCGCAAGAAATGGGTATCCAGCTTGTGGAGCCGCACGATTTAACCGTTATTAACCGGACTGTTTATGTGAAAACAAGGAACAGCCTTCGCCAGGTAGACGTCATTTACCGGCGTATTGATGACGAGTTTTTGGACCCGCTCGCCTTCCGTAAAGATTCTTTGCTTGGTGTCCCCGGCCTCATGGATGCCTATATCGCCGGGAATGTTGCGCTTGCGAACGCGCCGGGAACCGGCGTAGCCGATGATAAAGCGGTATACGCCTACGTTCCGGATATGATCCGCTACTATTTGAATGAAGAACCGATCATTAACAATGTTCCCACTTATATATTGTCCAGACCGCATGAGCTGGAATTTGTATTGTCACGCCTGCCCGAGATGGTCGTAAAAGAAAGATGCCTCTCCGGCGGCTACGGCATGCTGATCGGCCCTACTTCAACGGATGAAGAAATAAAAAAATTTCGCGAAAAAATAATACTTCATCCCGAGCGGTACATAGCGCAGCCGACTGTCAAATTGTCTTGCAGCCCGTCGCTGGCCCATGACCGGATCGCGCCGCGGCATATCGACTTGCGCGCATTCGTGTTTACGGGTGACAACACTTCCTATGCCGTTCCCGGCGGGTTGACCCGTGTAGCGCTGCAGCAAGGCTCTCTTGTTGTAAACTCATCGCAAGGCGGCGGCACGAAGGATACATGGGTTCTGACTTCGTCTGCCGCCAGCCGACTTGAACTGAATTCGAGGTGA
- a CDS encoding CheR family methyltransferase → MDKEPIDERERIEIELFLEALYRYYGVDFRNYVFPTIRRRIWYRIRAERLKSVSGLQEKVLHDRRIFNRLLNDFSINVTELFRDPDFFKAFRAAVVPQLKEYPFIRIWHAGCSTGEEAYSMAILLHEEGLLEKTRIYATDMNESVIEEAKLKSFPLERMHQYTRNYTLSGGTKTLNEYVSLSNGRVEFKPFLAEKITFAQHNLAVDESFNEFHVIICRNVMIYFNSGLQHRVHELFYQSLSLGGYLGLGQKESMAFTGFTDCYKELVYNEKLYRKIK, encoded by the coding sequence ATGGATAAGGAGCCGATTGATGAACGCGAACGAATCGAAATCGAGCTTTTCCTTGAAGCGCTGTACCGTTATTACGGGGTTGACTTCCGGAACTATGTATTTCCGACGATCAGACGGCGAATCTGGTACCGCATTCGTGCAGAGCGATTAAAAAGCGTATCCGGCTTGCAGGAAAAAGTGCTGCATGACCGCCGTATTTTCAACCGGCTTCTGAATGATTTCTCCATCAATGTAACGGAGCTTTTTCGCGATCCGGATTTTTTTAAGGCGTTTCGGGCTGCCGTCGTGCCGCAGCTGAAAGAGTATCCTTTTATCCGTATTTGGCATGCCGGGTGCTCGACTGGTGAAGAAGCATATTCGATGGCTATTTTGCTCCATGAAGAAGGGCTTCTGGAAAAAACGAGGATTTACGCGACGGATATGAATGAATCGGTCATTGAAGAAGCAAAGCTGAAGTCGTTCCCGCTGGAGAGGATGCACCAGTATACGCGCAACTATACGCTGTCCGGCGGGACCAAAACATTAAATGAATACGTGTCCTTAAGTAACGGAAGAGTGGAGTTCAAGCCTTTTCTGGCGGAAAAAATTACATTTGCACAGCATAATTTGGCTGTTGACGAGTCGTTTAATGAGTTCCACGTCATTATTTGCCGCAATGTAATGATCTATTTTAATTCCGGCTTGCAGCATCGCGTGCATGAACTGTTTTATCAAAGCCTTTCCCTCGGCGGCTACCTTGGCCTTGGCCAGAAAGAAAGCATGGCGTTTACAGGCTTCACAGATTGTTATAAGGAGCTGGTGTACAATGAGAAACTTTATCGCAAAATTAAGTAG
- a CDS encoding alpha-E domain-containing protein has protein sequence MTRYAEQLYWIGRYLERADHYVRMINVYYHRRDDRATHHEWLRLAAAAGDLTGLQNAHPHPNELNTLSYFTFEPSNPNSILSSVQKARNNTRVMRQMLPGELWELINSLYIWLKEQDVYQVQAYPPYKFYKRIGEWLSLFNGAADSSMSRGRNWNFIQAGKYLERMRNTIHVLYDSCSHVLADESCSSDYEYSQCVSLLKACGGYEAFRKLYANHVNLAETADFLLQNAYFPRSVRFAVHALKTCCESDLLIHGQIEQLSDQINHLLVHIRIDGISRDANDGNAILDHLLQMTESCDQLGQLISDTCMDEENPIRIASFVQ, from the coding sequence ATGACCCGTTATGCCGAACAATTGTATTGGATTGGACGATATTTGGAACGTGCCGATCATTATGTCAGAATGATTAATGTGTATTATCATAGGCGCGATGACAGGGCTACCCATCACGAATGGCTGCGGCTCGCCGCTGCTGCCGGCGATTTAACCGGCCTGCAAAATGCGCATCCCCACCCCAATGAGCTGAATACGCTCAGCTACTTCACTTTTGAGCCTTCGAATCCGAACAGCATCTTGTCCAGTGTGCAGAAGGCGAGAAACAATACGCGCGTAATGCGGCAAATGCTGCCCGGTGAGCTGTGGGAACTGATCAACTCCCTGTATATCTGGCTTAAAGAGCAGGATGTCTATCAAGTGCAGGCTTATCCTCCCTATAAGTTTTATAAACGGATTGGGGAATGGCTGTCGTTATTCAACGGAGCTGCTGATTCATCCATGAGCCGGGGAAGGAACTGGAATTTCATTCAGGCCGGCAAATATTTGGAACGGATGCGCAATACGATTCATGTCCTGTATGACAGCTGCAGCCATGTGCTGGCGGATGAAAGCTGCAGCAGCGATTATGAATACAGCCAGTGTGTGTCGCTTCTGAAAGCATGCGGCGGTTATGAAGCGTTCCGCAAACTGTATGCCAATCACGTCAACCTGGCGGAGACAGCGGATTTTTTACTGCAGAACGCTTATTTCCCGCGGTCGGTCCGGTTTGCCGTTCACGCTTTAAAAACATGCTGCGAATCCGACTTGCTGATCCATGGCCAGATTGAGCAGTTATCCGATCAAATCAATCATCTGCTTGTTCATATTCGAATCGACGGCATCAGCCGCGATGCAAATGACGGCAATGCCATCCTGGACCACCTTCTTCAAATGACGGAGTCGTGCGACCAGCTTGGGCAGCTCATTTCGGATACGTGCATGGATGAGGAAAACCCGATACGGATCGCTAGCTTCGTTCAATAA